Genomic window (Streptomyces sp. NBC_01431):
CAGCCGTGGGACCGCCCGTGGGGCCCGCAGTCCTCCCAGGCTCCCCAGCCGCCTTCTCACGCCCCGCAGCCGCAGGGACCGCAGACGTTCGGGCAACCCCTCCCGCCCGAGAACTCCGGCCGGGACGCGGAGGCGACCCAGTACATAGCGCCGATGCCGGGCGGACCGGGCAATTCAGGCAGCGAGGCCACGCAGTATCTGGCCCCCGTGCCCGCGGGTACGGGTAGCGAGGCCACCCAGTACATAGCTCCCCTGCCCGCCGGGCAGGGCGTCGAGGCCACCCAGTATCTGGCCCCCGTGCCCGCGGGTGCGGGCAGCGAGGCCACGCAGTACATAGCGCCGATGTCGAGCGGACCGGGCAATTCGGGCAGTGAGGCCACCCAGTACATCGCTCCCGTGCCGGCTGGTGGCGGGGACGCCGAGGCCACCCAGTTCATAGCCCCGGTGGGCGGGCCCGGGGCGTTGCCGCCGGAGAGCGCCGGGCAGGCGGCCGCCTTCCCCGCCGCACCGGCTCCCGGCGGCGCCGACCCGACCCAGGTCCTGCCGCCGGTGCCCCCGGCGCCGCAGGACGCCCCGTACGGGATACGGCCGGGCGCGCCGGGCGACCGGCAGCCCCCCGCCGAGTTCGACAGCCTCTTTCGGGCCGACGATCCGCAGCAACAGGGCGCCGGTACCCAGCAGTTGCCCCGCTTCCAGCCGTCCGTACCGCTGAACCGGCCGCAGCAGCAGGCCCCTTACCAGTCGCCGCAGGCCCCGGCACAGCAGTTCCCGGCGCCGCCGCACTCCGCGGCCGCGCCCCCGTTCCAGGAGGGCCCCGGGCAGCAGTCCGGGTACGAGCCCGAGGCGCCCCGGCGCAAGTCGCGGGCTGGTCTGATCGCCGCCGTCGTGGTCGGCTGCGCGGTGATCGGGCTCGGCGCGGGTGCGCTGCTCAGCGGCGGCGACAGCGGCTCCAAGACGAGCGACCAGCAGCCCGCGGGCGTGAGTTCACCAGCCACGGGTGACGGCGGCGGAGCCAAGGACGCGGGCGCCGACCCCGCCAAGGCGCAGGCCGAGGCGCTCGACAAGGTGCTCGCCGACAGCGGCAGCAGCCGGGACGCGGTGATCGGCGCGGTCGCCGAGATCCGGGCGTGCGGCAAGCTCGACCAGGCGGCCGCGGCCCTGCGCGGCGCCGCCAAGCAGCGCGGCGACCTGGTGACCCGGCTCGGCGGTCTCTCCCTCGACAAGCTGCCGGCCCACGACAAGCTGTCCGGTGACCTCACCAGGGCCTGGCAGTCCTCGGCCGCCGCCGACAACCACTACGCGGCCTGGGCCGACGCGGTGGCCGGTGACAAGGGCAAGAACTGCAAGGACGGCCACGCCAAGCGCAACAAGGACGCGGGCCAGGGCGACAAGGCGAGCGGGGACGCCACCAAGGCCAAGCAAGAGGCCTCGGGCCTGTGGAACGCCATCGCCACGAAGTACAGCCTGACCAAGCGCGGCGCCACCCAGCTCTGAGTGGCGACACCTAGCCGTTGGCGGCCGAGTCCTCCAGCGTCGAGCTCACATCGGTGAAGCCCTTGCGCAGCGAGACGAGCCGGCCGTCGCGTACGACCTGGAAGGTCACCTGGCGGTTGACGATGCGCGGGAAGTCCGGCGCGGCCAGCATGTCCTCGAAGCGCCAGCAGAGGTCGGGGGTGAGGCCGCCGGTGTTCACGACGGCGCCCGTGTTGAGCGCGCGGACGAGATCGGGCGGGCGCACGCTGTCCTGACCGAGGGACTCGACGACCTTCTTCAGGACCGTGTAGGCGATCCAGGTGGTCTGCACGCCCGCGTCCGCCGCGTCGATCGAGTCGTCCCCGAAGGCCTCTTCGCTGATGACCTTCTTCATCGGGTCCCAGCGCGGATCGTCGGCCTCCGGATACCAGCCGGTGACGTACGCGCCCTCGAAGGGGCCGTCCTTGCCGCCGGTGCGGTCGATGAGCGACTGGCCGACCGAGCCTATGACGGACGCCACCCGCACCATCTGGTCGTCGCTCTGCACCCGGCGGAAGGAGTCGAAGAACGTTTCCGTGCGGTCGCCGAGCACGGCCGTCACACAGCCCTTCTTCGCCTTCTCGGCGGCCGCCTTCCGGCCGATCCGGCTCACGAGCGCGGGATCCGCCCCGGCCTGCGCGAGCGCCCGCTCGGCCTGCGCGGTGTAGTCGCCGGCGTCGTCGGCCGTGCGGATGTCGGCGGCGGGCCTGCGGTGGGCGGCGTCGAGACCGGCGTCGAGCAGGTCCGGCAGGATGTCGCCGGAGATGGTGTCGGGGCGCACCAGTGCAAC
Coding sequences:
- a CDS encoding ABC transporter substrate-binding protein — encoded protein: MTGYGWRRPRLTRRSARTHRSLGTTATVFATCSAVGAGLLTGCGVLPGVAGGSREPITVMTWAPDGTSATNAPGMPAMAKAFARWANANGGIGGHELNVITCNEHNTATGASDCARRAVKEQAVAVVGSYSQYGSAFMAPLEAAGIPYLGGYGISDQEFTSALSYPVNGGQAALIAGSGRQLAPDCEQVALVRPDTISGDILPDLLDAGLDAAHRRPAADIRTADDAGDYTAQAERALAQAGADPALVSRIGRKAAAEKAKKGCVTAVLGDRTETFFDSFRRVQSDDQMVRVASVIGSVGQSLIDRTGGKDGPFEGAYVTGWYPEADDPRWDPMKKVISEEAFGDDSIDAADAGVQTTWIAYTVLKKVVESLGQDSVRPPDLVRALNTGAVVNTGGLTPDLCWRFEDMLAAPDFPRIVNRQVTFQVVRDGRLVSLRKGFTDVSSTLEDSAANG